One window from the genome of Garra rufa chromosome 1, GarRuf1.0, whole genome shotgun sequence encodes:
- the llgl1 gene encoding lethal(2) giant larvae protein homolog 1, with amino-acid sequence MMKFRFRRQGNDPHREKIKQDLFAFNKTVEHGFPNQPSALAYDPKLQLMAIGTKSGAIKIYGAPGVEMTGLHKDTAAVTQIHFLYGQGRILSLLDDNTIHLWEIVQKENRSHVVEVHSFNLPGRPGIESTSATRVTVMLLKLSCDLLALGTEGGGVHFLELPTLTLLNKSLFQDEIMQSVPEEYKCGKSLGPVESLQEHPQDSDKILIGYSRGLVVLWDLNSRHVDNLFLGKQQLESLVWERSGNSFVSSHSDGGYMVWAVSSSNPCTHDPISSTIPYGPFPCKAVNKILWRTTESGAPLVLFSGGMPRASYGDRHCLTILQDSSHVTLDFTSRVIDFFTIHCTDKDKEFDDPSALVVLLEEELVVIDLQMAGWPTVPAPYLAPLHSSAITCSCHISNVPPRLWERVISAGQQQCPLQNFENWPICGGKNLAPDPKQKELMLTGHEDGTVRFWDASGVSLKPLYKLSTANIFQTDCDHNDSLTQGGEEEWPPFRKVGCFDPYSDDPRLGIQKISLCKYSGKLVVAGTAGQVIVMVLSDEKSDHMIDVATMDLLQDREGFTWKGHDRLPPKSGSVVFAPGFQPVVLVQCMPPAAVTAVTLHAEWNLIAFGTSHGFGLFDYHRRSPVLARCTLHPNDSLAMEGPLSRVKSLKKSLRQSFRRIRKSRVSGKKRAVVNSPVSKVQEANAQLAEHDAEVTPVQRRIEPRSADDSLSGVVRCLCFADTFLRDGTHHGPTMWAGTNSGSVYAYALDVPSQEKFSEQSVEALLGKEIQLMHRAPVVSIAVLDGRGNPLPEPYEVSRDLAKAPDMQGSHSVLIASEEQFKVFMLPKVNAKTKFKLTAHEGCRVRKVALSNFTSVSSEDYSENALVCLTNLGDIHVFSVPALRPQVRYDCVRKEDISGIASCVFTKTGQGFYLISPSEYERFSLSASVITEPLCRVDVERPHDFSAHSGSSTTLPPQANGTHKTQAESKSVETEGFFDEMRSALSSPVLDSPNSSADITLDTTGELTVEDVKDFLMTVDEAENNFRNITEEDGRPPGILIN; translated from the exons ATATGGGGCTCCTGGAGTGGAAATGACTGGACTTCATAAAGACACTGCTGCAGTCACTCAGATACACTTCCTCTATGGGCAG GGAAGAATACTTTCTTTGTTGGATGACAACACCATTCACCTATGGGAGATTGTGCAGAAAGAAAACCGCTCACATGTGGTGGAGGTTCACAGCTTCAACCTGCCTGGCAGGCCAGGCATCGAGAGCACCAG TGCGACACGTGTGACCGTCATGCTGTTGAAGCTGAGCTGTGATCTTCTCGCTCTGGGCACTGAAGGAGGTGGCGTTCACTTCCTGGAATTGCCCACACTCACCTTGCTGAACAAGTCGCTATTTCAGGATGAAATCATGCAGAG CGTTCCAGAGGAGTACAAGTGTGGAAAATCATTGGGGCCTGTGGAGTCCCTGCAGGAACATCCGCAAGACTCTGATAAAATCCTCATTGGTTACAGCAGAGGTCTGGTTGTACTCTGGGACCTCAACAGTCGGCATGTAGACAACCTCTTCTTGGGAAAGCAG CAGCTGGAGAGTTTGGTCTGGGAACGGTCCGGGAACAGCTTTGTTAGTTCCCATAGTGATGGCGGATACATGGTGTGGGCTGTCAGCAGCAGCAATCCCTGCACTCATGACCCCATCTCATCCACCATACCATATG GTCCCTTTCCCTGCAAAGCCGTGAACAAGATCCTGTGGAGAACAACAGAATCAGG AGCTCCTCTAGTGTTGTTTAGTGGTGGGATGCCCAGAGCCAGCTATGGAGACAGACACTGCTTAACCATCCTCCAGGACAGCAGCCACGTCACCCTGGACTTCACTTCGCGCGTCATAGACTTTTTCACCATTCACTGCACAGACAAAGATAAGG AATTTGATGACCCATCAGCGCTTGTGGTTCTTCTGGAAGAAGAGCTGGTAGTGATTGATCTGCAGATGGCTGGCTGGCCCACTGTCCCTGCTCCCTATCTGGCTCCTCTGCACTCCTCTGCCATCACCTGTTCATGTCACATCTCAAATGTGCCTCCCAGACTCTGGGAGAGAGTGATCAGTGCGGGCCAGCAGCAGTGTCCTCTTCAGAACTTTGAG AATTGGCCAATATGTGGAGGGAAAAACTTAGCACCTGATCCAAAGCAGAAAGAACTGATGTTAACTGG tcatGAGGATGGTACGGTGCGTTTCTGGGATGCGTCAGGAGTGTCGCTCAAACCGCTGTACAAACTGAGCACAGCCAACATCTTTCAGACAGACTGCGACCACAACGACAGCCTGACACAAGGCGGAGAGGAGGAATGGCCTCCTTTCAGAAAG GTGGGCTGTTTTGACCCTTACAGTGATGATCCCAGATTAGGAATCCAGAAGATCAGTCTTTGTAAATACAGCGGGAAGCTAGTGGTGGCTGGAACTGCTGGACAA GTTATAGTTATGGTTCTTAGCGATGAGAAGTCCGATCACATGATTGATGTGGCCACAATGGACCTGCTCCAGGACAGAGAGGGTTTCACGTGGAAGGGTCATGACCGGCTGCCTCCAAAAAGTGGCTCAGTAGTGTTTGCTCCTGGATTCCAGCCGGTTGTCCTGGTGCAGTGCATGCCCCCCGCGGCTGTTACTGCGGTAACCCTGCACGCAGAGTGGAACCTCATTGCCTTTGGCACCAGTCATGGCTTTGGCCTCTTTGACTACCATCGACGAAGTCCAGTGCTGGCGAG GTGCACTCTACACCCCAATGACTCTCTGGCTATGGAGGGCCCGCTGTCTCGAGTGAAGTCTCTGAAGAAATCCTTGCGCCAGTCCTTCAGAAGAATCCGGAAGAGCAGAGTCTCAGGAAAGAAACGTGCTGTGGTTAATAGTCCCGTCAGTAAA GTTCAGGAGGCTAACGCTCAGTTGGCAGAGCACGATGCTGAGGTGACACCAGTGCAGAGACGGATTGAGCCCCGCTCTGCAGACGACTCGCTGTCTGGAGTGGTTCGCTGCCTCTGCTTCGCTGACACTTTCCTTAGAGATG GAACGCATCACGGACCTACAATGTGGGCCGGCACAAACTCTGGCTCAGTGTACGCATATGCTCTGGATGTACCCTCGCAGGAGAAGTTCTCAGAGCAGAGTGTAGAGGCCCTGCTGGGGAAGGAGATCCAGCTCATGCACAGAGCTCCAGTGGTGTCCATCGCTGTGCTGGATGGCCGAGGAAACCCTCTGCCGGAGCCATACGAAGTCTCCAGAGATCTGGCCAAAGCCCCGGACATGCAGGGCAGCCACTCTGTTCTTATTGCTTCTGAGGAGCAGTTTAAG GTTTTCATGCTGCCTAAAGTAAACGCGAAGACCAAGTTCAAGTTGACCGCCCATGAAGGCTGTCGAGTAcgaaaggtggcgctgtcgaacTTCACCAGCGTTAGCTCTGAAGACTACTCTGAGAATGCTTTAGTGTGCCTTACCAATCTGGGTGACATCCACGTGTTCAGTGTGCCAGCGCTGAGACCGCAAGTACGCTACGACTGCGTCCGCAAAGAAGACATAAGTGGCATTGCTTCATGTGTTTTCACTAAGACAGGACAAG GATTCTACCTGATTTCACCCTCGGAGTATGAGCGCTTCTCACTGTCAGCCAGTGTGATCACAGAGCCGCTGTGCCGAGTGGATGTGGAGCGACCTCACGATTTCTCTGCTCACAG CGGTTCCAGCACGACGCTCCCACCACAGGCTAATGGAACACACAAGACACAAGCAGAGAGCAAGTCTGTCGAAACTGAAG ggttctttgatgaaatGCGAAGCGCCTTGTCCTCACCCGTCCTGGATTCTCCAAACAGCAGTGCTGATATCACTCTGGACACCACTGGCGAGCTCACCGTTGAGGACGTCAAAGACTTCTTAAT GACTGTGGATGAAGCTGAGAATAACTTCAGGAACATCACTGAAGAGGATGGAAGGCCTCCTGGAATTCTCATCAACTGA